TGCGGCAGTGTCTGTAGCAGGAGGAGCAGCACCTACACTTGATAGTGTTCAAGCTGCCCCTGAACAAAATACACAAAAAAACTGCTACAACTGTCCAAGCTTCTGCATCAAACAGCTCATCTTATACGGTAAACGCTAGCGTATTACATGTTCGTGCAGGATCAAGTACTTCTCACGACATCATCTCTCGCGTTTATAACGGTCAATCACTAAACGTGATTGGCGAAGAAAATGGTTGGTACAAAATTAACATTAATGGAAAAACAGGCTTTGTTAGTGGTGAATTTGTATCAAAAAATGGTACAAGCAATTCAAATGTAAGTACAACAGGTGGAAAAAATAAAGTTACTGCTGATGTAATGTATTACGTGTACGTACCGCTCCTAACACTTCTAGTTCTGTTTCAGGACGTGTATATGAAGGACAAACATTAAACGTAATTGGTCAAGAAAATGGTTGGGTAAAAATCAATCATAATGGACAAGTTGGCTATGTAAGTGGCGAATTCGTATCTGGTGTTTCTTCTAATGCAGGTTCTTCAAACAGCAATACGAATAATAATAACCAAGAATCTGTAAAACCAGCAAGCGGAAACTATACAGTAAATGTATCTTCCCTTCGTGTTCGTACAGGCCCTAGCACTTCTCACACAACTGTAGGTTCTGTTACAAAAGGACAAGTAGTACAAGTTGTTGGCGAAGTGCAAGATTGGTTCAAAATCAATTATGCAGGTCAAACGGCTTACGTAAGTAAAGACTACGTAACAAAAGGCGGTTCTAGCGATAACGTTACACAAGGAAACAACCAAAATAATAATCAAAACAATAATGTAACTGTTCAAACTGGTGGTACTTACGTTGTTAACGCAACATCTCTACGCGTTCGTACAGGTCCTGCTACTTACCATAGCGTAATTGGTGGCGTATTAAATGGTACGACATTAAACGTAATTGGCTCTGAAGGTAGCTGGTTTAAAGTTAACTATCAAGGAAAAACAGGCTACGTTAGTAGCGAATTCATGAAATTCGTTAAAGGTGGCACTACTACTCCTGAGCAACCAAAACAACCTGAACAACCTAATCAAGGTGCAATTGGTGACTACTACATTAATGCTTCTGCCTTAAATGTACGTAGTGGTGAAGGTACAAATTATAGAATCATAGGCGCACTTCCACAAGGACAGAAGGTTCAAGTAATCTCTGAAAACTCTGGATGGAGCAAAATTAACTACAACGGTCAAACTGGTTATATCGGAACACGTTACCTCTCTAAAACACCAGTTGGAGGCGCAGTAGATAATAATAAGCCTAACAACAACCAAAATAACAATCAAAACAATAACAACAATACAGGTAATAATAGCGGCAACAGTTCTTCCATACTTGCATATGCAAAAGGAATGCAAGGCGTACCATACGTTTGGGGCGGAACTTCTGCTAACGGTGTGGACTGCAGTGGCTACATCTACCATGTATTTAAGAAATTTGGTCATAACATTAGCCGTCAAAGTGTTGCGGGATATTGGGGTAGCCTACCACAAACTTCAAATCCACAACCAGGCGACTTAATTTATTTCCAAAACACTTATAAATCGGGTCCTTCTCACATGGGTATTTACCTTGGGGGCGGATCATTTATCCAAGCTGGAGATAAAGGTGTAGCAATCGCTTCATTAAGCAATTCTTATTGGAGTAAGCACTTCTTAGGTTATACGAAAGCACCTTAAGTTATATTTTTAGAGCCTTCTAGATTACTAGATGGCTCTTTTTATTATGTTTCACCTATATCCCTCAAAAAATAATGTATCTATTTTCCTATTTCATACACTATATTCTACAATAATGATCCATAACGTTATCATAATGTATATTTTCACATAAAAAACATAACCTATTTCATGCCTATTCATTTTATATGTGTTTTTTCAAAGAATTTTCTTTTTATTTAAACTTTTCGTTAGACGTTTGACCTCCGATGTCCATTATGATAAGTTACTTAAGATGTTATATTTGCAGAAGTATAGACAACTGTGTTATACATTTTTTTACTATGAGGAAGGAGCATACACTGCATGAATCTTTTATGGGGAATTGGCGGCGTGATTGGAGTATTAGCAATCGCTTTTTTACTATCTTCCAACCGCAAAGCTATTAATTGGCGCACAATTTTAATCGCGCTAGCATTACAAATGTCATTTTCATTTATCGTATTACGCTGGGATGCCGGAAAAGCAGGTTTAAAACACGCTGCAGATGGCGTTCAAGGATTAATTAATTTTTCTTACGAGGGAATTAAGTTCGTTGCTGGGGATTTAGTCAACGCAAAAGGCCCTTGGGGATTTGTTTTCTTCATTCAAGCACTACTTCCAATCGTATTTATTAGTTCATTAGTAGCAATCTTATATCATTTCGGTATTATGCAAAGATTTGTTAGTGTCGTTGGTGGCGCATTAAGTAAACTTCTTGGAACTTCTAAAGCAGAAAGTTTAAACTCAGTAACAACTGTATTTTTAGGACAAACTGAAGCTCCAATCTTAATCAAACCTTACTTAGCACGTTTAACAAATAGTGAATTCTTCGCTATTATGGTAAGCGGTATGACAGCTGTTGCTGGATCAGTTCTTGTCGGTTATGCAGCAATGGGTATTCCGTTAGAACACTTATTAGCAGCAGCAATTATGGCAGCTCCATCAAGTTTATTAATTGCAAAATTAATTATGCCAGAAACAGAAAAAGTAGATAATAACGTTGAACTTTCTACAGAACGTGAAGATGCAAACGTTATTGACGCTGCGGCACGTGGTGCATCTGAAGGTATGCAACTTGTTATTAACGTAGCAGCAATGTTAATGGCTTTTATCGCATTAATCGCTTTACTAAACGGTTTATTAGGATTAATTGGCTCTCTGTTTGATATTAAACTTAGTCTTGATTTAATCTTCGGTTATTTACTATCACCATTTGCAATTTTAATCGGGGTTTCTCCTGGTGAAGCTGTACAAGCAGCAAGCTTTATCGGTCAAAAACTTGCAATCAACGAATTCGTTGCATACGCAAACTTAGGACCACACATGGCAGAGTTCTCTGACAAAACAAATTTAATTTTAACATTCGCAATCTGTGGATTCGCAAACTTCTCTTCTATCGCAATTCAATTAGGTGTAACAGGAACATTGGCTCCTACTCGCCGTAAACAAATTGCACAATTAGGGATTAAAGCAGTTATCGCTGGTACATTAGCAAACTTCTTAAATGCAGCAGTTGCAGGTATGATGTTCCTATAAAATAAAGCAAAGTCCCCTCTTTCTAAAGAGGGGACTTTTTATTATATTTTCTCGATATATATTAAATACTTTATGTCGAAATATAAAGACATTATGATACAATAATTAGTAAGTCTGTTTATTTTTTCTTACAAAAGAGAAATACTACTTGTTGTTGCTCTACAAAATAACCTAGTCATCCGGTCTATTTCTTAATAATTGCGCATACTACAAGTATCCTTGCATGAATTACCTTTAAGGAGGAAAGTTTTGTGAAAGATAACTACTATAAATTCCTCTCTATGTGGATTTTACAAATTTTATTTTATTTTATTTTACAATTGTACATGTAACACAATATGAGCATGCTCTCATTTTTACAATTATATATGTAATTGTTAATGTACTATTTCTATTTTTGCCTGATAAAACTGCATTTGTTCTCTTCATATTAGGAACCATTATTTCGGTATTCTACCTGTTCTACCAAGCATGGCTTTACTTGTGGAGTACATCAGAACAATGGCAATACATTATTACTCACTTCCTAATGGCAGCAAACTTCTTCATTGTATATATCTCCACTCATCTATTAAAGAAGGTTATTCATGAAAATAAAGAATTAACCGAACGTGTGAGAACGTTAGAACAATACATTGGAGAATCGAAATTATTAACAAGACAAGAGTTCGAAAGACGACAAGCATTATTAATCAATGCAATGAATCGTCGTAATGAAACAGGCGTTATGATTTATTTTGACTTCACTTCCTTTAGTAAATATACGAAGGAAAGTGTTATGGATCGCGTAGCTTCATTATTAGTTGGAACGGTAAGAGCTGACTTTGACCTTGCTGCTAAATATAATAATAATACGCTCGTTATTTTATTACAGAATACAAATGAAGCCGGTGCTGACATTGTAATGAACCGCCTAAAGCCAAAAATGGAGCAATGGCTTGCTGCTGAAGCGATCCAAGATATAAAAATTTCACGCGAGCAAATTGGGAACAAAGGACAGACGTTATTATGATGACGCTCGTTATACTTCTTTTATTCCTCCTGTTTTGCGTACTTGTTTTTTGGATTAGCATCACATTTTCGATTAAGTATGTACTTATTTTTACAGCCTTTCTATTCTCTGGCTTACTTGTTTACTATTCCTTCTTAACACTCGCAGGTCTAGTTCACCGAAATAGTAAACGAAAAGATCGTACGCTAGAACATTACCCAAGCGTCGATATTTTAATACCAGCTCACAATGAAGGGGTCGTTATTAAAGATACTTTAGAGGCGATGGCGAAGATTGAATATCCAGGCAAGCTAACTGTTTATTTATTAAACGATAACTCGCAAGATGAGACACCTGAAATTGGTGACGATTTTGACAAAGCTTATGCTCATATTCGTCACATTCGTGTTCCACCTGGTGAACCAAAAGGAAAATCACGTGTATTAAACTATGGCCTTAGTATTTCAGATGGTGAATACTTCTGTGTTTATGATGCAGATAACCAGCCTGAACCACATGCACTACGAATGCTCGTAGAACACGCTGAAACAACCGAGGATGCTGTTGGAGCTGTTGGACATGTTCGTACTGTAAATGAAAACAGAAACTGGCTAACACGAATGATTTCGTTAGAATTTCAAATCTTCCAGCTCCTTATGCAATCCGGACGCTGGTTACTATTCCAAACAGGTTCATTAACAGGAACAAACATGCTTCTTCGCCGCGCTGCATTAGAGGAACTTGTCGGCTATGATCCTTATGCAATTGCAGAGGACGCTGAATTAACATTACGAATTACACAAAAAGGCTATCTTTTACCAATCGTTCCAGAATCGGTTACATGGGAACAAGAACCTGAACATTTAAAAATCCTTATTAAGCAGCGTACACGTTGGCTCCAAGGGAACTTGTACATTTTAGAAAAAATGTTCTCTTCATTAAGTTTCTTTAAAGGAAAACTTCTCGTCCATTCTTTACAACAAGTTTTAGTGTATGTTGTCTTTTGGTTATTCTTAATCATTTCGAACGTTTGGTTTGTAATTGGGTTACTCGGGATATTCCAAATTCAATATAGCATTCCGCTACTATTCATGTGGTATGTCGCATACATTACATATGTTTCTCAATTATTTAGTGCCCAGAGTGTGGAACGAACCTTTACACCAACTAATATTTTTATTAGTGTGATCATGTACTTTACGTACGCACAGCTCTTTACGTACTTATTCATTCGTAGCTTAATCTTATACTTACGTGCAAAGAGCAAGAAACAAGTCATTGGCTGGGACAAAACTGTTCGATTCAAAAAAGATAAATAAAAATAAGCACAGAGCGCCGTATGCTCTGTGCTTATTTATTGCCGTATAAAATATATATCAGACAATACCCCTTAGCTGAAAGTAATTTCACGTCCATCCCCCAACGAACGATCGACCTTCATTTATATACGAAAAAGTGATTGCTATTTTTGTAGAACCAATTGCTTCTCTTGTTGCTCTTTACGCGTTTCAGTCTTAGGTTCCGTGCTTTCTTGGACACTACGATGTGCCACACGTTTCAAACAAATATGCTTCCACTTTCTTTCGTAACGTTTCATTATTCTAGATGTCCCCCTTGAATACGCTTTAAAACTATTTGAAATCGCTTACAGGAAATAATATAGCACATATATATAAACGTGACAACACATTTCCGACAATTTTTTGTCAAAAATACGAATAGAATTTGCAAAACATCGAACATTGTCGAAATATATCGATTTTCATTCGTATAAAAGGCATACTACTAATATAGTAAAGTATTTTATTTCCCTTACTTGCAGTTCAAGTTCCTTCTATTATTTATGACGCTTCATACGTCCTTCTTTTTGTAACTCTTTAAATAAGGCTGCCATCATAAAGAAAATAACAAAAACGAATGGGAATGCTGCAATGATAGCTGCCGTTTGTAAGGCCTCTAAGCCACCTACATATAATAAGATAGAAGCTAAGGCTGCTAAAACGATACCCCAGATCATTTTAATGCGGTTTGGCGGATTTAAACTACCATGTGTTGTTAACATTCCTAAAACGAATGTCGCTGAATCTGCAGATGTAATAAAGAATGTAGAAATAAGAAGAATAGCTAGAACAGATAAAGCCGATCCAAAGCTTCCCATCTGGTCAAACATAGCGAATAACCCTACTTCTGTTCCCATCTCTTTCACTTTTTCAAAAATATGTGCATCACCGAACAGCTCCATATGAATACCAGTTCCGCCGAAAACAGAGAACCAAAGGGCACCAATTACGGTCGGTACGAGTAACACACCGATAACAAACTCACGAATGGTACGTCCTCGTGAAACACGAGCAATAAATGTACCTACGAATGGTGACCATGCAATCCACCATGCCCAATAGAAAATTGTCCACGATTGAATCCATTGGTTTCCACCTTCATCTAATGGACTTAATCGGAAACTCATGCTTGGTAATTCCTGAATGTAAGCACCAATTGTTGAGGTGAAGTAATTCATAATAAAGTTTGTTGGACCCACAAATAATACAATAATCATAAGTGCAAATGCCAAAATAATATTCGTATTACTTAAATATTTAATTCCTTTATCAAGACCTGTTTGCGCAGATAACATAAATAACACTGTTACGATTGCGATAATAACTAACTGAGTCGTTAATGAATTCGGGATGGATGTTAAATAACTAACACCACCGGCAATTTGTTTTGCACCAAGACCTAATGATGTTGCCACACCAAACACAGTCGCGAAAACAGCTAACACATCAAATAAATGAGCAATACGTCCATGGTCCCCGCCTTTAAATAACGGTCCTACTGTCGCACTAATTGTACTTGCTTTTCCTTTTCTAAAAGTAAAGTAAGCAATACAAAGCGCTACAAATGCATATAGTCCCCAAGGATGTAATCCCCAATGGAAAAATGAAAAACGCAGTGCAAGACGTGCACTTTCCTCAGTTGCACTCTCTCCAAACGGAGGTGCATACAAATGGTTTAATGGTTCCGCAACGCCCCAGAAGACTAAGCCGATACCCATACCAGCACTAAATAACATAGCAAACCATGTCATATAACTATAATCAGGCTCGTCATCATCTTTACCTAAACGAATAGAACCGTATTTCGAAACAATTAAAAAGATAGACACACCTAAAATAATAGAAACAGAAATAATATAGAACCATCCAAACTTACTAACTAATGCAGTTTGAATTGCGGTTGTTACATTTCCTAGGCTACCTTTTCCAATAATAGATTCGGGAATAATCCCCCAAAGTGTAAATGCAATACATAATGTTAATGAAACGATGAATGTTTTTGTCAGTTTCCTCATCAAATCCCCCTTCGTAGGTTTCACTTTTGTAAATAACATAAATTCCGATATGTAAAATCGGATAGAAAACTATGATTTTTGTGGTGATTTTCTTACTTTCACCTTCACCAATTCGAATTCTTATGGACAGCCTTACCTTCCGTATAACCTTTTCACTCTACAAGAGCTATAAGATCGAAATACTGCTGTCAAATTGTGCGAGAAAAATGCGGATGGGAATGTATTTCCCCAAAAAAAGGTGTGTTACAGATGTAAAAAAGGGCATTTTTCTTCCTTGCAACCCTTTCTTTTTGTAACAATTATGCGGTTTTTTTGCTAGTATATAGCACGTGTTTATAGTTTCACAAATGAAATGTTTATGTTTATATAACTATATTACCCATAAAACGGTAAAATACTCAAGGAATGTAATCGTTTAGTAAACATCATGTAACACTCCTGTAATATTTTTATTTACGACGAAAACAATATGTTGTATTAAATATTTTGAATATAAGTAGAAACCTACTAATCATATAGAGTGAAAAACGCTTTCCTATATTTTTTGTTATATTACAGCATGTTAACGACTTATTACGAATGGTTTGTAATTGTGTGTTTTCCCGAAATCCGAAAAAATCTGTTGCTATAATGAGGACACGAAAACAAACGCAATGGAGGCTATCATGAAAAAATTAATTGGAATAGCAACAGCAGCAGTTTTTGGTCTTGGGATTTTCACATCATCTGCTAATGCAGAAACTGTTGTAACAACAGACGTACTAAATGTACGCGAAAACCCTACTACTGAATCAAAAGTTGTCGGTAAATTACTAAACGGTAATAAAATAGATGTTCAAAATACAGAGAACGGATGGTCAAAAATCACTTTAGATGGTAAAGACGCATTCGTAAGTGCAGAGTTCACAAAAAGCATCTACTACGTAACAGCTAACGTATTAAACGTACGTGCTGAAGCGAACACAGACTCAGAAATCCTTGGAACGTTGAAGAAAGATGATATGATCGAAACAACGAACCAAGTACAAAATGAGTGGTTACAATTTGAATATAACGGGAAAACAGCTTACGTTCACGTTCCTTTCTTAACAGGTACAGCACCTGTTATTGAGAAACAAGAACAACCTGCTCCTGCTAAAGCTGTAGCGCCAGCTAAAGCACCTGCAGCACAAGCAAAACAAGCTGCTAAGCCTGCTGTAAAAGCTGCTAACACTAGCGCACCTGCTGGTGGTCGTGAGTTAACAGTTGTAGCTACAGCATATACAGCTCATCCGAGCGAAAACGGTGGCACATACGGCGGCCGTGTATTAACTGCAATGGGTCATGACTTAACAGCGAACCCAAACATGAAAATGATTGCTGTTGATCCGAAAGTAATCCCATTAGGATCTAAAGTATGGGTAGAAGGTTACGGAGAAGCGATCGCTGGAGATACTGGCGGTGCAATTAAAGGTAACCGTATCGACATCCTACTTGGATCAGATAGCGCTGCTCAAAAATGGGGACGCAAAACTGTTAAAGTGAAAATTTTAAAATAACCAATGACTGCTGAAGCCAGTTCTCTTTGTTGAGAGCTGGCTTTTATTTTTTTATAATAGCTATAAGGGGGCTATACTCATGAATGTACAAGCAAAAGTAGACTGGATCGGTACACCAAAACCGTATATATATAAAGATGCAGTAACATATGACGCTACTTCTATTGATTTTTCACTCACTGGCGACGACAATCGCTATAAATTAATTGTGCTCAAGTCTGAAGAAAATACACATTACAAATTTGTCCAATATGGAGTCAAACCCGGCTCACAAAAGCCATTCCCTATCGACATTCCATTTGAACAAAATATGGTACCAATTATAGAGCAAATATTACATGATCCATATGTACAAGCGATATTAAAAGAGACGCGCTCATAATTGTAAAAAAATATATCAACGGTTTGACACGAAATATTGAGTAGATACAAAATAAAGAGGCTGTTCAAATATTGAACAACCTCTCTCATATTAACGAGTTGGATTAGATATTTCCTCTGACTTAAGCGTATTATTCGCTCCAAGAGAATGGTACAATATCTTTCCATTTCCATTCACAGTAACGATATGTTCATTATTAAAGCTTTTGAACTTCACAGAGCCATCACCGTAACGAATATGATATTCTTCATATGTTGTTACTTTATATTTCGTAGCACTTTGACGCTCTACATTACGAATTTCCATTGTTAATAAATCTTCTGTAATTCCTTTTTTGTGTAAATATTGTATGTAATCACGGTCTTCCTTGTACGATTTTCCGCTCTTATCATAATTATTTTCAATTAGACTAAAATCATTTAATGAAATCGCACGCACATTATCATAAAGATGATTTCGTACAAAGTCACCGACAGCCGAACTTGATGTTTCTTTCGGGAATTTTAAGTAATACGTGCTTTGGTCTCCAATTTTAATACTTTCAGATTTCACTACACCGAAATCAGTAGCTTTCTCTAAGTGTACCTCCACTGTTTCGTCTGTCGATACAGGACCAAGATTATAACTTCCATAATTTAATTTCCCACGTTTTTTACCGTTCACAAACACAGTTGCATCATTTTCATCAGAAGAAATCGTTACATACTTTCCTTCTAATGATAATTTAACATCCACTTTCGCCTCTTTTCCATCTGCCAAGTCCACTTCTTTTTCTGTTTCTAACTCAGTTAGTTCCGTCTTCGCTTTTGCCTTTACAACGTAAGAGCCAGGGAAGTATGGACCGACTTCTTTTGAAGTTTTATCACTTGATAGCTCTGTCTCTTTCTTATCATTCACATATATTTCAGCACTTTTCGCAGTTGTGCTTACATTCATATAATAAGATTTCATGTTAAATTTATACTTTGGATATAAAAACCATTCTTTCCCGTCTTCTATAATTTGACCATCTTTAAATGATGCTTTATCACTTGCTAGCTTTTGATCTACTGTCTCTCTTTGTAAATAAGATAGCAGTTCTTTATTATAAGAAGGATTTTCTTTTAAATAACGAATATATCCCTTAATATCGTCAGCTTTCATTTTCAAACCCGGATCATCTACTTTTACAAACTCATCAATTGCATTCGCATCTTTCTTTTGGAATGCTTCAATCATAGCATTGACCTGCTTTTCTTTTGAAAACTTACTTCCCCCAAATTTATACGCACCAAACAATATAGCAAAGATAACAACAAAGCCTATAAGTAACATTATATTTTTCTTACTTTTCACTGGCTTTATTTCTCGTTGTACTTCTGAACGAGAAGAAGCAGCCTGATCAGCAATTACATCTACCTTACTTCCACACTCGGAACAAAAGTTCAAATGATCCGCAACTTTTTTATTACATTTCCCACAAAACTTCAAATGGCTCTCCCCCTTATTTTTTCCCTAACTTCATACCTGCGAATGTTAATGCGTACGAAAGAAGAAAACTCCCTACCATTAAATACAGCGTGCTACTTTGAATAGAGAACAATGGTCCGGAAATCCCAGCAAATTCTTTCATAACTTCTTTACTCCCTGAGGCCTCAATACGAATTTTGGCCAACCCATTTACACAAAGCATCATCACAGTATACACCGCACTAAACACAGCAATAGTTACGTACATATTTTTCATTGGATATTGAGCCAGTTTCATCCCTGCTCTAAATAGTAAAATGCATGGTAGTACAATTAATAACCCCCACCAGTGCATGTAGGAATTGAAATCATCAATTTCTTTTACTCGTTTAAGATTCGCTCCATTAGCGATTTCCAGATCTTTTAATGACGTACCATTTATTGATATTCCTGACGTATAAGATAGATGCAATGGACCTTTTTCCATTGAGTATCTTCTCATTTCTCTATCCATATCTCCCCATTCAATTGCTGTTGGAGCAAAGTGAGCCATATTCCACATGTATGGTGTTGCTTCTAATGAAATGAATGTTTTATATGTTTTCTCTGGAAAATCAATTGGTCCGACTGACTTTGAACTGCTAAATAAAATTGTAATAAGTATAATACCAAATGTAATAAGCAATCCTTTTAATACAGTTACCACACTATAATAAATAGATGTTGCATATGGAATACTTCGACTCATAGAAGATAATAGATGGTGTGGCCCTGCCTGAATACACATACCAATAAAGGTAAATAATAAACCAAATATAATGCCATACAATAAACTACTAACATGTGAATAACCAATACTGATTGTCATCGTTTTATAGAATTGAGAAATTGTCGTAGAAGAACTTGCGATAAAGCTGACAATACACAAGAAAACCCCATATACAATGCCGATAACACTTGATGTTAGTAACTTCTCACGCCAAATAACAGAAGGGTTGCTTCTCTCTACAAAGAATCCAATTCCACCTAATATAAGTGCTGGAATTACTAACAAGATGAACAATGGGAAATGAAGGATAAATGACATCGCATATTCCCCGCTCCCACTAACTTCAAGACCTATTAAGTGATACATTAAAATTAATGGTGCTATGCCAACGAAAGATTGATTAACAGTATCCATATTTAGCATACCATTCATCTTTGTAAACATCGTTCTCACTAGGTCGTTAATCGCTGCATCGACAATTAGGCTACCAATCCACCCCGCTATAAACATACATGCAATTGCAAGCCCACCACCAAGTAAACCTTTTTTCAAAGTGCTTCCAGATGGACTTACATGTAATTGGAAACTTTCGTCTGGTAATCTCGTTTTCATTTCTTTTTTCATAATACCTAATAAGGAATCCCCGCATTTCTCACAATACGTAGCAGTCCCTTTACTTTCTATCCCGCACGTTCGGCAATACTTTGAGTCTTTCGGTGCTAACGTAACTTCACTTTCTACACTACCTGTACTTGATCCATCATGTGTACAATAATTCGCTACATCCGATTGTTCTAAACCACAAGTTTTACAATACATGTTCCTCACTCCTTACTTTGCTTCATACCACAAACTGGACAGAATGTAGCCTCTGTTGCAATTTGTTCACCACATGAAGTACATGATTCATTTTCATCATTTTTTGATTGAAGGAGTAACTCATTTTCTTTCCCACACTGTCCACAAAACTTATCATTTACTGATAATGGGCCGCCACAACTACATTGCCCTTTCTGTCCTTGATTCTGTAAATTAGCTATTTGCTTACGCGTATTATAAATAGCTACATCCAGCTCTTGTACTGGTTCTATAATATTTTTTAACATATCTACTCGAACTTCATCATTGCGGAGTTGCATATATGTCGTTTGACCAAGTTCCAGCAAAATTTCCGTTTTCGCCTGTAGTTTCTCTTGCGTAATTTTCTTTAATTGCGCAACCTCTTGAGCTACTTGTAATTTCATCTTCCCTTGCTCTATTCCCTCTTGCAATTTGTTCATACCGCTACCAAACTTCGATTGTAAATCTGACAAAACTTAATCCATCCATAAATATATAGTAATATACAAAATTAACATTTTATATATTACCATGATTTTCAAGTAATGTAATCTAAATTTCATTTTTTCTGTTTTGAGCATTTTTTGTTTATAATGGTAAAGGAAAGAAATATGTGTACGGAGGAATATTATGCTGCAACACTCAATTACGAAAGATGAAATTATGATGATTGCGAATGAGTTCGTTCAAGGACTAGATCCACAGCAAACAGCTGATCAGGAACATGTCGCTACAGCTCGGCACCTATATCGTAGTGGTGTTGTCTACAACGTTGACTTTGATGGCTATACGCTATCAGGAACTGTAGATGCTGAAGGCAGCGTATATAGCGTCCATATCCCGATTCGCAACGTCGCTGAAAGCTATTGCGATTGCTTCGCACCAACGCAATGCGAGCATATGCTCG
This genomic window from Bacillus anthracis str. Vollum contains:
- a CDS encoding zinc ribbon domain-containing protein; its protein translation is MKFCGKCNKKVADHLNFCSECGSKVDVIADQAASSRSEVQREIKPVKSKKNIMLLIGFVVIFAILFGAYKFGGSKFSKEKQVNAMIEAFQKKDANAIDEFVKVDDPGLKMKADDIKGYIRYLKENPSYNKELLSYLQRETVDQKLASDKASFKDGQIIEDGKEWFLYPKYKFNMKSYYMNVSTTAKSAEIYVNDKKETELSSDKTSKEVGPYFPGSYVVKAKAKTELTELETEKEVDLADGKEAKVDVKLSLEGKYVTISSDENDATVFVNGKKRGKLNYGSYNLGPVSTDETVEVHLEKATDFGVVKSESIKIGDQSTYYLKFPKETSSSAVGDFVRNHLYDNVRAISLNDFSLIENNYDKSGKSYKEDRDYIQYLHKKGITEDLLTMEIRNVERQSATKYKVTTYEEYHIRYGDGSVKFKSFNNEHIVTVNGNGKILYHSLGANNTLKSEEISNPTR
- a CDS encoding zinc ribbon domain-containing protein codes for the protein MSDLQSKFGSGMNKLQEGIEQGKMKLQVAQEVAQLKKITQEKLQAKTEILLELGQTTYMQLRNDEVRVDMLKNIIEPVQELDVAIYNTRKQIANLQNQGQKGQCSCGGPLSVNDKFCGQCGKENELLLQSKNDENESCTSCGEQIATEATFCPVCGMKQSKE